Within the Gemmatimonadales bacterium genome, the region AGTCGATTTCCTCCTGGCGACCCCCGGTGGTGTCGACGGTGACGCCGGGCGGGCCGGCGAGCCGGGCTGGATTCGAGCCGGGCGACCTCATTCTGACGGTGGACGGCATCGCGGTGCCGCAGTGGTGGGACCTCACCGCCCTGATCGAGGCCCGCCAGGGCGACACGGTCGCCGTCGAGGTGGCGCGTGGGGGCGAGCAGAAGAGGCTCACCGTGATTCCCGGCTCGAAGGTCGTGCGCAATCCTGATGGGTCGGAGCGGGCGGTCGGCGTCATCGGCGTCGGGAGCCAGAGCCAGGTGGTGTATGAACCGCTGGGTTTCGTCGAGGCGGTGGGGGAGGGGTTCGACGCCACGCTCAGCGCGTCGACCACCGTGGTGCGCTCGGTGCGCGGCATGCTGACCGGCCGGGTGTCAGGCCGGAACATCGGCGGGCCGATCGCGATCGGGCAGATGGCGGCAGCATCCGCCGAGGCCGGGCTCGGGGTCTTCTTCGGCTTCCTCGGCGTCATTTCGATCAACCTCGCCGTGCTGAACCTGCTGCCGATTCCGATCCTGGATGGCGGGCAGTTCCTCTTCCTGCTGGCCGAGGGGATCCTGCGGCGTCCGCTCTCGCTGAAGCTGCGGGAGCGGCTGACGGTGGTGGGGTTGGTGCTGGTGCTGGCCCTGATGCTCTTCGCGTTCTGGAATGACCTGAGCAGGATCTTCCTGAACCTCGGCTAAGTTGTTGTGCAGGATTGGCTTGCGGATTTCTCGGCCGTGGGCCATCGATTCGGGGGCCCGGGCCGGGAAGTGGCCCAACCCCTTGTCACGCCGTAACTAGCGGGTTATTTTTCTGTGCTTGGAAGAATCGTTAATTGACAGACGTTGCCCGAGCGGGCACCCAACGGAAACCGACAGAATGAGCTTCGACAAGCAGGCCGTCACTGAAAAGCATCGCCTCCACGAGACGGACACCGGGTCCGCTCCCCTGCAGGTGGCCATGCTGACCGAGCGGATCAACTCGCTCACCGAACACTTCCGGACCCACTCGAAGGACCATCATGGTCGCCGAGGGCTCCTGAAGATGGTCGGCACGCGGCGCCGCCTGCTCACGTACCTGAAGCGAAACGATCTGCCGACATACCGAGCGCTCCTCGAGCAACTCGGTCTCCGCCACTAACTGAAGCCCGTGGGCGAGGGCGTCCCGACCGAGCACGACGGGACGCCCTCTTTGCATTGCGTGCTCTGAGAAAAGAAAAGGTTGTGACTGTGCATCGGATTGAAACTGAGTTCGCCGGCCGGACCCTCACGATCGAGACCGGGAAGATGGCGAAGCAGGCCGCCGGCTCCTGCCTGGTACGGTACGGCGACACGATGGTGCTGGCGGCGGTGACTGTCTCCAAGAACGTCTCCACCCTCCCGTTCTTCCCCCTGACGGTCGAGTATCGCGAGAAGACCTACGCCGCGGGCAAGATCCCCGGCGGGTTCCTGAAGCGCGAAGGCCGTCCGTCGGACAAGGAAATCCTTGCCGCGCGCGGCATCGACCGGTCCATCCGGCCGCTCTTCCCCGAGGGGTTCAAGAACGAGATCCAGGTGTTCGTCACGGTCATCTCGGCCGACCAGGAGAACGACGCGGACGTGCTCGGTGTCCTGGCCGCCTCGACCGCGCTGAGCATCTCGCCGATTCCGTGGGACGGCCCGCTGGCCGCGGTGCGCGTCGGCCAGGTCGAGGGCAACTGGATCCTCAATCCGACCTTCCAGCAGCTGGAATTCTCCGCGCTCGACCTTTTCATCACCGGCTCTGCCGACTCGATCGTGATGGTCGAGGGTGGCGCGCACGAGATTTCCGAGAAGGATGTCCTCAACGCCCTGAAGATCGGGCAGAAGGGGATCAAGGAGCTGGTGGGCCACGCGAAGAAGATCATCGCCAAGGCCGCCAAGCCGAAGATGGAGTGGACCAAGGCCCCGCGCGACGAGGCCCTCACGAAGCGTGTGGCGGAGCTGCTCGAAAAGCCGATGGCCAAGGCCATCAACGCGAAGGACAAGGCGGGCCGCGCCGAGGGCGTCGCCAAGGTCAAGTCCGCCGCGATCGAGACGCTCGCGGCCGAGTTTCCCGACGCCGGCCGGACCATCGGCAACGAGATCGAGGAAGTCGAATACCGCGTCATGCGCGCACAGGTGCTCGACAAGGGTGAGCGGGTGGACGGGCGCGACCCCGACACCGTTCGTCCGATCACGATCGAGACCGGCCTGTTGCCCCGGGCGCATGGCTCGGCGCTGTTCACCCGCGGCCAGACCCAGGCGCTGGTGGCGGCCACCCTCGGCACCGCCGACGACGAGCAGCGCATCGACAACATCGACGTGCCGCGCGAGACGACCAAGTCGTTCATGCTGCACTACAACTTCCCGCCGTACTGCACCGGCGAAGTGAAGATGATCCGCGGCACCAGCCGCCGCGAAATCGGGCACGGCACGCTCGCCGAGCGGGCGCTGCAGCCGCTGCTGCCGCGGTACGAGGAGTTCCCCTACACGATGCGCCTCGTCTCGGAAGTCCTCGAGTCGAACGGCTCGTCCTCGATGGCCTCGGTGTGCGGCGGCTCGCTGTCGCTCATGGATGCCGGCGTGCCGATGAAGAGCGCCTGCGCCGGCGTGGCGATGGGCCTGATCAAGGAAGGGAAGAAGGTCGCCATCCTCACCGACATTCTCGGTTCGGAAGACCACCTCGGCGACATGGACTTCAAGGTGGCCGGCACGACCGAGGGCATCACCTCGATCCAGATGGACATCAAGATCCAGGGCCTCGACCTGAAGATCATGGAAGAAGCGCTCGACAAGGCACGCCTTGGCCGCCTCCACATTCTCGGCGAAATGGCGAAGGTGCTCGACACCCACCGGCCCGAGATGTCGCCGTGGGCGCCCCGGATCTTCACGCTGCAGATCAAGCCCGACAAGATCGGCGACCTCATCGGTCCGAAGGGCAAGACCATCCGTGGCATCCAGGACGCCACCGGCGCCAAGATCAGCGTCGAGGACTCCGGCCTCGTCACCATCGCCGCCGTCGGCGGTGAGGCGGGCGAGAAGGCCCGCGAGATGGTCACGGCCATCTGCACCGAGCCCGAGGTCGGCAAGATCTATGAAGGCCCCGTCAAGAGCACCACGGCGTTCGGCGCCTTCATCGAGATCCTTCCCGGCGTCGAGGGGCTGCTGCACATCAGCGAGCTCCAGCACGCCCGCACCGAGAAGACCGAAGACGTTGTCAAGAAGGGCGACATCGTGAAGGTCAAGCTCCTCGAGGTGGATGAGCGCGGCCGGATGAAGCTGTCCCGGAAGGCGCTCCTGCCGAAGGAGTAGCAC harbors:
- a CDS encoding polyribonucleotide nucleotidyltransferase, with translation MHRIETEFAGRTLTIETGKMAKQAAGSCLVRYGDTMVLAAVTVSKNVSTLPFFPLTVEYREKTYAAGKIPGGFLKREGRPSDKEILAARGIDRSIRPLFPEGFKNEIQVFVTVISADQENDADVLGVLAASTALSISPIPWDGPLAAVRVGQVEGNWILNPTFQQLEFSALDLFITGSADSIVMVEGGAHEISEKDVLNALKIGQKGIKELVGHAKKIIAKAAKPKMEWTKAPRDEALTKRVAELLEKPMAKAINAKDKAGRAEGVAKVKSAAIETLAAEFPDAGRTIGNEIEEVEYRVMRAQVLDKGERVDGRDPDTVRPITIETGLLPRAHGSALFTRGQTQALVAATLGTADDEQRIDNIDVPRETTKSFMLHYNFPPYCTGEVKMIRGTSRREIGHGTLAERALQPLLPRYEEFPYTMRLVSEVLESNGSSSMASVCGGSLSLMDAGVPMKSACAGVAMGLIKEGKKVAILTDILGSEDHLGDMDFKVAGTTEGITSIQMDIKIQGLDLKIMEEALDKARLGRLHILGEMAKVLDTHRPEMSPWAPRIFTLQIKPDKIGDLIGPKGKTIRGIQDATGAKISVEDSGLVTIAAVGGEAGEKAREMVTAICTEPEVGKIYEGPVKSTTAFGAFIEILPGVEGLLHISELQHARTEKTEDVVKKGDIVKVKLLEVDERGRMKLSRKALLPKE
- the rpsO gene encoding 30S ribosomal protein S15, translating into MSFDKQAVTEKHRLHETDTGSAPLQVAMLTERINSLTEHFRTHSKDHHGRRGLLKMVGTRRRLLTYLKRNDLPTYRALLEQLGLRH
- the rseP gene encoding RIP metalloprotease RseP, which encodes MIALQTTLSLLVVLGILVFVHEAGHFLAAKWAGVWVHRFALGIGNPIPGLSFKWRETEYAICWLPLGGYVKMATAEEEATSSALEGGTPDAIVPPDMYFEAKPVWKRMIIILAGVTMNALFAWAVFSGLAIKNGRAFDPETRVGQVDTTGFVAALAPLAQLAPGDSIVAVNGEAVHNWGDVLNGIMNGSADTITIAVAGKSDIVLPVHPDAVEERAMAAQSISSWRPPVVSTVTPGGPASRAGFEPGDLILTVDGIAVPQWWDLTALIEARQGDTVAVEVARGGEQKRLTVIPGSKVVRNPDGSERAVGVIGVGSQSQVVYEPLGFVEAVGEGFDATLSASTTVVRSVRGMLTGRVSGRNIGGPIAIGQMAAASAEAGLGVFFGFLGVISINLAVLNLLPIPILDGGQFLFLLAEGILRRPLSLKLRERLTVVGLVLVLALMLFAFWNDLSRIFLNLG